Part of the Methanobacterium bryantii genome, ACTTGTTCTAGATCCGGTAATAATCGTAAACTTGATTTTTTGTATTATAATAGTGGCCCTTGGTATTGTAGGATATGAAAAAGTTAAAAGTACAGTCCCTCTTTACATAGCTGCAGCATTTGGCCTTTTTGGAATTTCACATTTTGCAACTATTTTGGGTTATGCGAGTTCATTAACAGTCTTAGTGATAATAAGGAGCCTTGCATATATTGTAATTATATACGCGCTGTATAAAATGGCTTTCAGCAGATAAAGCTGTAATTAAAAATTGAAGATTTCGTTAATGGGCTATTGATGTAATTTTAGATATAACTTAAATTAAAGTCCAATTAATCTATGGTTATATCTTCAATTTTAAGCCTTTTTTGGCGCAGGATCTTCATCAGGGTAACCTACAGGCAGTAAAGCTACAGGGTAAATATTTTCATCCCCTGAAGATGTCTCTGATTTTATCTTCTTTTAATGCTCTAATCCAGCAAGTTCCAAGATTAAAATCAAGGGCTCGTAAGACAATGTGTTCAATAGCTATTGCCACGTTAGCTGCTATTTTTGGACTAATCTCAGATATGCTCATTTTTTTCATTTCATCTACATTTCTGCAAATTATATTCACGATATTGTCTTCAACAGCACCTATTTTACCTAAATCTTGAATTCCAGAGGCTGAACCTTCAATATAATCTGAAACATTGGCACAGCAAACTAGTACAATTGGGGCCGGACCAATAAAAGTTTGATTGTGGGCT contains:
- a CDS encoding nitroreductase family protein; this encodes MNIICRNVDEMKKMSISEISPKIAANVAIAIEHIVLRALDFNLGTCWIRALKEDKIRDIFRG